A DNA window from Desulfovibrio intestinalis contains the following coding sequences:
- the dxr gene encoding 1-deoxy-D-xylulose-5-phosphate reductoisomerase, translating into MAELWPGQGGPSTDYISGSPSATWSNTWPRGLVILGSTGSIGRSALAVVESHPEAFRIEGLACARQVERLAEQAARWRPSHLAVLDEEAAARLKPLLPQGYAPTILIGREGYAQLAALPEAGTVLSAQVGAAGLDGTLAAALAGKVICLANKESLVLAGDLVRRVCASTGAVILPVDSEHNAIFQCLAGRGQEVSRLILTASGGPFRGRSREDLRNITPAQALKHPNWSMGAKISIDSATLMNKGLEVIEAYHLYGVPAERIKVLVHPQSVIHSLVEFKDGTQLAQLGTADMRLAIASCLLWPRCLPVGVPPLDLTATALTFHEPDTGVFPCLDLARQSLAQRGGRCVVLNAANEAAVELFLEGGCAFLDIPRLIEAALKAHDASEPGHQSFCAPLKQDAPVASDHMAALKNEAHTLAERLTRLDRQSRELVRNLARDGEPAC; encoded by the coding sequence ATGGCAGAACTCTGGCCGGGTCAAGGCGGCCCATCCACAGACTATATTTCCGGCTCGCCAAGCGCCACATGGAGCAACACTTGGCCGCGTGGTCTGGTAATACTCGGATCAACGGGCTCCATCGGACGCAGCGCCCTGGCCGTGGTTGAAAGCCATCCAGAAGCTTTTCGTATTGAAGGTCTGGCCTGCGCCCGGCAGGTGGAACGCCTGGCCGAACAGGCCGCCCGCTGGCGTCCGTCCCATCTGGCAGTGCTGGATGAAGAAGCCGCCGCCAGGTTGAAGCCCCTTCTGCCGCAGGGCTATGCGCCCACGATTTTAATAGGCCGTGAAGGCTATGCCCAACTGGCCGCCCTGCCCGAGGCTGGCACAGTACTTTCCGCCCAGGTGGGCGCAGCCGGACTGGACGGCACCCTGGCCGCCGCCCTGGCAGGCAAGGTCATTTGCCTTGCCAACAAGGAATCGCTGGTTCTGGCGGGCGACCTGGTGCGACGCGTCTGCGCCAGCACCGGAGCCGTCATTCTGCCCGTGGATTCTGAACACAATGCCATATTTCAGTGCCTGGCCGGACGCGGGCAGGAAGTAAGCCGCCTTATCCTTACGGCCAGCGGCGGGCCCTTTCGGGGGCGCAGCCGTGAAGACCTGCGCAACATAACCCCGGCGCAGGCGCTCAAGCATCCCAACTGGAGCATGGGCGCGAAAATTAGCATCGACTCCGCAACTCTTATGAACAAAGGCCTTGAAGTTATTGAGGCCTATCATTTGTATGGGGTGCCCGCCGAGCGCATCAAGGTGCTTGTACACCCGCAGTCGGTGATCCATTCGCTGGTGGAGTTTAAAGACGGAACCCAGCTTGCCCAGCTTGGCACGGCAGATATGCGCCTTGCCATTGCCAGCTGCCTGCTCTGGCCCCGCTGCCTGCCTGTTGGCGTGCCGCCCCTTGACCTTACGGCCACGGCTCTGACCTTTCACGAACCGGACACCGGCGTTTTTCCCTGTCTTGATCTGGCGCGCCAGTCTCTTGCCCAGCGCGGAGGCCGCTGCGTTGTTTTGAACGCGGCCAACGAGGCCGCTGTAGAGCTTTTCCTTGAAGGCGGCTGTGCCTTCCTTGACATTCCCCGGCTGATAGAAGCCGCTCTTAAGGCGCACGACGCCAGCGAGCCCGGCCATCAGTCTTTCTGTGCCCCGTTGAAGCAGGACGCGCCCGTGGCTTCTGACCACATGGCCGCCCTGAAAAACGAGGCCCATACCCTGGCGGAGCGCCTCACGCGCCTTGACCGCCAGAGCCGCGAGCTTGTACGCAATCTCGCCCGCGACGGAGAACCCGCATGCTGA
- a CDS encoding ferredoxin family protein, producing the protein MGGTSRLIPLPSFLAFVLAGAHFWRADWPSLTVGCGITALLAWTRFAWVRQLLLLTLPLLAARWIWTTAQFVQIRQLLEQPWQRLAVILLSVALFTVLTALLLLRQKTLQWYCRKEDTANAQTGAMIVCLALLLPVWFMNPQLLVLERFIPQGGLVQIILAALWAVLAAGWLAGRQQAPRARMRLWRLFSLVFFGQLVLGLAVESRFLLTGSLHLPVPGLIAAGPIYRGGGWFMLGLFGLSTLLVGAAWCSQLCYFGVWDATAAQKSKSSPAPVWLPRLRLAILALTLIAALALRFTGASTVAALSCGLLLGLLLLPCALLISRARGYASYCRGLCPLGLLGQWLGRISPWRIHRIGPCCRCHACIRVCRQGAMTEKTLESGTPTMACHLCRDCANVCPKQALAVTWFGRASSAAWAGSAFTALLAGLHAAFLFMARI; encoded by the coding sequence ATGGGCGGAACTTCCCGTCTTATCCCCTTGCCAAGTTTTCTGGCTTTCGTGCTGGCTGGCGCGCACTTCTGGCGTGCAGACTGGCCTTCACTGACCGTCGGCTGCGGCATAACGGCCCTGCTGGCCTGGACGCGGTTTGCCTGGGTGCGCCAACTATTGCTACTGACCCTGCCCCTGCTGGCTGCCCGCTGGATATGGACCACGGCGCAGTTCGTACAGATTCGGCAACTTTTGGAGCAGCCCTGGCAACGCCTTGCCGTCATCCTCTTGTCGGTTGCCCTGTTTACTGTTCTGACCGCCCTGCTTTTGCTCCGGCAAAAAACGCTTCAGTGGTATTGCCGCAAAGAAGACACAGCAAACGCGCAAACAGGGGCCATGATCGTATGTCTGGCCCTGCTGCTGCCCGTGTGGTTCATGAACCCGCAACTGCTGGTGCTGGAACGCTTCATTCCTCAGGGCGGCTTGGTACAGATCATACTGGCCGCCTTGTGGGCCGTACTGGCGGCAGGCTGGCTTGCCGGCCGTCAGCAGGCTCCCCGCGCCCGCATGCGCCTTTGGCGATTGTTCTCTCTGGTCTTTTTCGGCCAGTTGGTGTTGGGCCTTGCTGTTGAGAGCCGCTTTTTGCTCACAGGCAGTCTGCACTTGCCAGTGCCGGGCCTCATCGCGGCAGGGCCGATCTACCGGGGCGGCGGCTGGTTTATGCTTGGCCTTTTTGGCCTCTCTACCCTGCTTGTAGGCGCGGCCTGGTGCAGCCAGCTGTGCTACTTCGGCGTATGGGACGCCACAGCGGCGCAAAAATCCAAAAGCAGCCCGGCCCCGGTCTGGTTGCCCCGCCTGCGTCTGGCCATACTGGCCCTGACCTTGATCGCGGCCCTGGCACTGCGGTTTACGGGCGCGTCCACTGTAGCGGCCCTTTCATGCGGCCTTTTGCTCGGCTTGCTACTTCTGCCCTGCGCGCTCCTGATCAGCCGTGCCCGCGGGTATGCATCCTACTGCCGCGGCCTTTGCCCATTGGGCCTTCTGGGGCAATGGCTGGGGCGCATATCTCCCTGGCGCATACACCGCATTGGCCCGTGCTGCAGGTGCCACGCCTGTATCCGCGTATGCCGCCAAGGCGCAATGACTGAAAAAACGCTTGAAAGCGGCACACCCACAATGGCCTGCCATCTCTGCCGTGACTGCGCGAATGTATGCCCCAAGCAAGCTTTGGCAGTAACGTGGTTTGGGCGTGCATCAAGCGCGGCCTGGGCCGGAAGCGCTTTTACCGCCTTGCTGGCGGGCCTGCACGCGGCCTTTCTGTTCATGGCCCGCATCTGA
- a CDS encoding AzlC family ABC transporter permease, producing MSSNSPASPLAEGLRRALPIVLGYTPVGFAFGVLAVKNNIPPSLAVAMSVLMFSGSGQFVFAGMWGAGAGTLSIMAAVFIVNLRYLLQSAAESPWLAGLPQFQRFLLGLGITDETFAVHVTAFQNGWKRNLTTLFVCNQTTQLAWVGGCAIGAFCGELVTDVKPLGLDYALTAMFLALLVPQCVSRLHVLIALFTMTLSIALKVSGMSQWNIAVATVAGASLGTALLLYRDKKEAAYTGHNKASTPQYDHTASNADQKNIERNTARDESQNNSGMQTETGRMTANPDEANS from the coding sequence ATGTCGAGCAATTCCCCCGCTTCCCCCCTGGCGGAGGGCCTGCGCCGCGCACTGCCCATTGTACTTGGGTACACGCCAGTGGGCTTCGCTTTTGGCGTTCTGGCAGTCAAAAACAACATTCCCCCGTCCCTGGCTGTGGCCATGTCCGTACTCATGTTTTCCGGGTCCGGCCAGTTTGTTTTTGCGGGCATGTGGGGCGCGGGCGCGGGCACGTTGTCCATTATGGCGGCAGTTTTTATAGTGAACCTGCGGTATTTGCTTCAATCAGCGGCGGAATCTCCATGGCTGGCAGGGCTGCCACAGTTTCAGCGCTTTTTGCTGGGCCTGGGCATCACGGACGAAACATTTGCCGTACACGTTACAGCCTTTCAAAACGGCTGGAAGCGCAATCTCACCACACTCTTTGTCTGCAATCAGACAACACAGCTCGCCTGGGTGGGCGGCTGCGCCATTGGCGCTTTTTGCGGCGAGCTTGTTACCGACGTCAAACCGCTCGGCCTGGATTACGCTCTCACGGCCATGTTTCTGGCCCTGCTGGTGCCGCAGTGCGTCAGCCGCCTGCATGTGCTGATCGCTCTCTTTACCATGACGCTTTCCATCGCCCTCAAGGTTTCGGGCATGAGCCAGTGGAACATCGCAGTGGCCACGGTGGCGGGCGCGAGCCTTGGCACGGCCCTGCTTTTGTACAGGGATAAAAAAGAAGCCGCGTATACCGGGCATAATAAAGCCAGCACGCCGCAATACGATCACACCGCTTCGAACGCAGACCAAAAGAATATTGAGCGGAACACGGCGCGGGATGAAAGCCAAAACAATTCAGGCATGCAGACCGAAACAGGCCGGATGACGGCAAATCCTGACGAGGCAAACTCATGA
- a CDS encoding flavodoxin family protein, protein MRACIVYSSCTGNTRKVAEAMAEASGLPCYALRHAPDPQDYDLLAVGFWVRKGLPDARAQRYIQSIHGKNIFSFGTLGAWPQSEHAMRCQRAARALLEEGGNTVLDDFLCQGKVNPQVVAASQRKGTHPMTAARQERLQEAARHPDVNDLQAASQRWLNCLTAARAAFHQ, encoded by the coding sequence ATGCGAGCCTGTATCGTCTACTCATCCTGCACTGGCAATACCCGTAAAGTGGCGGAAGCCATGGCCGAAGCGTCCGGCCTGCCGTGCTATGCCTTGCGTCATGCCCCGGACCCGCAAGACTATGATTTGCTGGCTGTGGGCTTTTGGGTTCGCAAAGGCCTGCCCGACGCACGGGCCCAACGCTATATACAGAGCATTCATGGCAAAAACATCTTTTCTTTTGGCACTCTTGGCGCGTGGCCCCAGTCAGAACATGCCATGCGTTGCCAGCGCGCCGCCAGAGCGTTACTTGAAGAAGGCGGCAATACTGTGCTGGATGATTTTTTATGCCAGGGCAAGGTGAATCCCCAGGTTGTAGCGGCCTCGCAACGCAAGGGAACCCACCCGATGACCGCAGCCCGGCAAGAGCGGCTGCAAGAAGCCGCCCGCCATCCCGATGTAAACGATTTACAGGCGGCCAGCCAACGCTGGCTGAACTGCCTGACAGCGGCCCGCGCCGCCTTTCACCAATAA
- the pyrH gene encoding UMP kinase yields MSPTYKRVLLKLSGEALAGTNKTGISPDTVAEICREIGTVLAMGVEMALVIGGGNIFRGLSGSAKGMERSSADYMGMLATVLNALAVQDMLEKQGYPTRVLSAITMQEVCEPFIRRRALRHMEKGRVVICAAGTGNPYFTTDTTAVLRGMELKCDAIIKATKVDGIYDKDPAKYSDAVKFETITYDETLARHLGVMDATAFALVRDNNIPIIVCRMFGGDIRRAVMGEPVGTIVRND; encoded by the coding sequence ATGTCACCGACATACAAGAGAGTTTTGCTCAAACTGAGCGGCGAAGCCTTGGCGGGCACCAACAAAACTGGCATCAGCCCCGACACCGTGGCCGAAATCTGCCGTGAAATCGGCACGGTTCTCGCTATGGGCGTGGAGATGGCCCTGGTCATAGGCGGGGGCAATATCTTTCGCGGGCTTTCGGGTTCCGCCAAGGGTATGGAGCGCTCATCAGCCGACTATATGGGCATGCTGGCCACAGTGCTGAACGCTCTGGCCGTACAGGACATGCTGGAAAAGCAGGGCTATCCTACCCGCGTGCTTTCCGCCATCACCATGCAGGAAGTATGTGAACCCTTCATCCGCCGCCGTGCCCTGCGCCATATGGAAAAAGGCCGCGTGGTCATCTGCGCGGCAGGTACGGGCAATCCCTACTTCACCACCGACACCACGGCAGTGCTGCGCGGCATGGAACTGAAGTGCGATGCCATCATCAAGGCCACCAAGGTGGACGGCATCTATGACAAAGACCCTGCCAAGTATAGCGACGCCGTAAAATTTGAAACCATCACGTATGATGAAACCCTGGCCCGCCATCTTGGCGTTATGGACGCAACGGCCTTTGCCCTGGTACGCGACAACAATATACCCATCATTGTCTGCCGCATGTTCGGCGGCGACATCAGGCGTGCCGTCATGGGCGAACCCGTGGGCACCATAGTACGCAACGACTAG
- a CDS encoding phosphatidate cytidylyltransferase → MPIEPTANPIDIRRIITGVALAAVLLLVLWLRGWPLLFVILLVSALGLWEFFSLFWGPTGRIPSRVCAIALGWGMLSLTWMHRPQDALVFLGAGFVLSAMSFLFRWDVLEEENAFVSSGIFMAGLAYVPLLLLPATYLSTTKLIFVIAAVAVSDTAAYFVGTRFGHHKLWPRVSPKKSSEGAVGSLVACVIFCAIYGEVYGKTGWFSFALLGIAVNAFAQVGDLFESALKRSVNVKDSGHLLPGHGGVLDRADSLLFAMPMVAVVDQWFFFF, encoded by the coding sequence ATGCCCATTGAACCCACCGCCAATCCCATCGACATCCGCCGCATTATAACAGGCGTGGCTCTTGCCGCAGTGCTGTTGCTGGTGCTCTGGCTGCGGGGCTGGCCCCTGCTGTTCGTCATTCTGCTGGTTTCCGCTCTGGGACTTTGGGAGTTTTTTTCACTGTTCTGGGGGCCCACCGGGCGCATTCCCAGCCGTGTTTGCGCCATTGCGCTGGGGTGGGGCATGCTGAGCCTTACCTGGATGCACCGGCCGCAAGACGCCCTTGTGTTTCTAGGCGCGGGTTTCGTGCTCTCAGCCATGAGCTTTCTCTTCAGGTGGGATGTGCTTGAAGAGGAAAACGCCTTTGTTTCCAGCGGCATTTTTATGGCAGGCCTGGCCTATGTGCCCCTGCTGCTGCTGCCGGCAACCTATCTTTCCACCACCAAGCTCATCTTTGTCATTGCTGCCGTTGCCGTGTCAGACACCGCAGCCTATTTCGTGGGCACACGCTTTGGGCACCACAAACTGTGGCCCCGCGTAAGCCCCAAAAAAAGCTCCGAAGGCGCGGTGGGCAGCCTTGTGGCCTGCGTTATATTCTGCGCCATTTACGGCGAAGTGTATGGCAAAACTGGCTGGTTTTCCTTTGCGCTTCTGGGTATCGCGGTCAACGCCTTTGCCCAGGTGGGCGACCTTTTTGAATCCGCTCTCAAGCGCTCGGTCAATGTAAAGGATTCAGGCCATCTGCTGCCCGGGCATGGCGGCGTTCTGGACAGGGCTGACAGTCTGCTGTTCGCCATGCCGATGGTGGCTGTTGTAGACCAGTGGTTTTTCTTCTTTTAA
- a CDS encoding M50 family metallopeptidase, producing the protein MLITVIAVSLVLGGLIFFHELGHFAVARSLGMGVSTFSLGFGPKILKHKWGKTEYALSLVPLGGYVALVGEQDDSELPEGFTKEESFSLRPAWQRLLVVAAGPVANMLLAWLLCWILAFGWGTPQLLPQVGGLVENGPAAKAGVQAGDTIVSIDGQAINDWGDMTHAIARSDGQPLSIVLQRPAKIAATAPEGGSQADHDTAPVDSAGVASGHGNAPATMLTVEITPEMSVRKTIFGEDEKAWLVGIRNTGAVRLVEHGFWGSASAGAAQASDMLALTWKSFVKLIERVVPLDQVGGPIMIMQMVSKQAHEGIAGVLALAALISINLGVLNLLPIPVLDGGQIVFCLWEMIFRRPINARVQEYAMRAGLALLVGLMLLATYNDIWRIVKGAGWFGSGS; encoded by the coding sequence ATGCTGATTACCGTTATAGCTGTATCCCTTGTTCTTGGCGGCCTTATCTTTTTCCACGAGCTGGGGCATTTTGCCGTGGCCCGTAGCCTGGGCATGGGTGTTTCCACCTTTTCCCTCGGCTTTGGTCCCAAGATTCTCAAGCACAAATGGGGCAAGACGGAATATGCCCTGTCCCTGGTTCCTCTGGGCGGCTATGTCGCTCTGGTTGGCGAACAGGATGACAGCGAACTGCCCGAAGGCTTCACCAAAGAAGAAAGCTTTTCCTTGCGCCCTGCCTGGCAGCGCCTGCTTGTCGTCGCAGCCGGGCCTGTGGCCAACATGCTGTTGGCCTGGCTTTTGTGCTGGATACTGGCCTTTGGCTGGGGCACGCCCCAACTGCTGCCCCAGGTGGGAGGTCTGGTGGAAAACGGCCCTGCGGCCAAGGCTGGCGTACAGGCCGGCGACACCATCGTGAGCATTGACGGTCAGGCCATTAATGACTGGGGAGACATGACCCACGCCATTGCCCGCAGCGACGGTCAGCCACTCAGCATTGTTCTGCAACGTCCGGCCAAGATTGCCGCTACGGCCCCCGAAGGCGGGTCTCAGGCAGATCACGACACCGCCCCCGTGGATTCCGCTGGAGTGGCATCAGGTCATGGCAACGCGCCAGCCACCATGCTGACGGTTGAAATCACCCCCGAAATGTCTGTGCGCAAAACCATTTTTGGCGAAGATGAAAAAGCCTGGCTTGTGGGCATTCGCAATACAGGCGCGGTGCGGCTTGTGGAACACGGATTCTGGGGTTCGGCCAGTGCCGGAGCGGCCCAGGCTTCCGACATGCTTGCCCTCACATGGAAAAGTTTTGTAAAGCTTATAGAAAGGGTGGTTCCTCTTGATCAGGTGGGTGGCCCCATCATGATCATGCAGATGGTGAGCAAACAGGCTCATGAAGGTATTGCGGGAGTGCTGGCCCTGGCGGCGCTCATCAGCATCAACCTTGGGGTACTGAACCTCCTGCCCATCCCCGTGCTTGACGGCGGCCAGATCGTCTTTTGCCTGTGGGAAATGATCTTCCGCCGCCCCATCAACGCCAGGGTGCAGGAATACGCCATGCGGGCTGGTCTGGCCCTGCTGGTTGGCCTCATGCTGCTGGCCACCTACAATGACATCTGGCGCATCGTAAAGGGTGCGGGCTGGTTTGGGAGCGGGTCATGA
- a CDS encoding AzlD domain-containing protein has product MTEAGWLDNHLVLILCIAGSTIVTLLPKILPVTFLRGDNLPPALRHWLSFVPVAVMAALVGPDVFIYEGQFNPGPSNLFLMAALPALVVAWWSKNYFLTIVVGIGLVILARYTGLY; this is encoded by the coding sequence ATGACCGAAGCAGGCTGGCTCGATAACCACCTTGTTCTTATTTTGTGCATTGCGGGCAGCACCATCGTGACCCTGTTGCCTAAAATTCTGCCTGTGACCTTTCTGCGGGGCGACAATCTGCCCCCGGCACTGCGGCATTGGCTGTCATTCGTGCCGGTGGCCGTTATGGCCGCTCTGGTGGGTCCTGATGTTTTTATTTATGAAGGGCAGTTCAACCCCGGCCCGTCCAACCTCTTTCTTATGGCGGCCCTGCCCGCTCTTGTGGTGGCATGGTGGAGCAAAAATTACTTTCTGACCATTGTTGTGGGCATCGGGCTGGTGATACTGGCCCGCTACACGGGCCTGTACTGA
- the frr gene encoding ribosome recycling factor — MDIDSILFDAEERMEKALAALDREFTKLRTGRATTALVDGIKADYYGTPTPISQMASVAVPDSRTLTIQPWDKGGIALIEKAILKSDLGLTPVNDGKVIRIVMPPLTEERRKELGKVARKYSEDGKVAVRNVRRDANDSLKKLEKDKTITEDDQKRATEDVQKLTDKYVADVDKKCAAKEKEIMEI, encoded by the coding sequence ATGGATATCGACAGCATCCTTTTTGATGCCGAAGAACGCATGGAAAAAGCCCTTGCCGCTCTTGACCGCGAGTTTACCAAACTGCGTACGGGACGCGCCACCACCGCACTTGTGGACGGCATCAAGGCCGACTACTATGGTACCCCCACCCCCATCAGCCAGATGGCCTCGGTTGCCGTGCCCGACAGCCGCACCCTGACCATTCAGCCCTGGGACAAGGGCGGCATCGCCCTGATTGAAAAGGCCATTCTGAAGTCAGATCTGGGGCTTACCCCGGTTAACGACGGCAAGGTCATTCGCATTGTCATGCCCCCCCTTACCGAGGAACGCCGCAAGGAACTTGGCAAAGTGGCCCGCAAGTACAGCGAAGATGGCAAGGTGGCCGTGCGCAACGTACGCCGCGACGCCAACGACAGCCTGAAAAAGCTGGAAAAAGACAAGACCATTACCGAAGACGATCAGAAGCGCGCTACCGAAGACGTGCAGAAGCTCACGGACAAGTACGTGGCTGATGTGGACAAAAAATGCGCCGCCAAAGAAAAGGAAATTATGGAAATCTAG
- a CDS encoding isoprenyl transferase, whose translation MTQQSTPPSVQPIARNSDTDPEPQAGPQTELSLEQLPVHLAIIMDGNGRWAQARNLPREAGHKAGAEAVRAVVTECRRIGIRYLTLYTFSSENWNRPKTEISALFTLLLDFLRQELPRLEEQGIALKVLGNLDGLPLAQRTALRHAIKRTAAGPHMTLNLALNYGSRAELIRAVQSFLREGARPEDVTEESLAQRLYTAGQPDPDLLIRTSGEQRLSNYLLYQCAYSELYFTPTPWPDFDATQLRMALEAYAARSRRFGKTQEQIDAH comes from the coding sequence ATGACGCAACAAAGCACGCCCCCATCCGTCCAGCCCATAGCCAGAAATTCCGATACGGATCCCGAGCCTCAGGCCGGGCCGCAAACGGAACTTTCGCTGGAGCAGTTGCCCGTCCATCTTGCCATTATTATGGACGGCAACGGACGTTGGGCGCAGGCCCGCAACCTCCCGCGCGAGGCTGGACACAAGGCGGGCGCCGAAGCCGTGCGCGCGGTGGTGACAGAGTGCCGCAGAATAGGCATTCGCTACCTGACGCTCTACACCTTTTCCAGCGAAAACTGGAACCGCCCCAAAACGGAAATCAGCGCCCTGTTCACCCTGCTGCTTGATTTTTTGCGTCAGGAACTGCCCCGTCTTGAAGAGCAAGGCATTGCCCTCAAGGTGCTGGGCAATCTGGACGGTCTGCCCCTGGCGCAACGCACGGCTTTACGCCACGCCATAAAGCGCACCGCTGCCGGGCCGCATATGACTCTGAATCTGGCTCTCAATTATGGCTCACGGGCAGAGCTGATCCGCGCGGTTCAGTCTTTTCTGCGTGAAGGCGCACGCCCCGAGGACGTTACCGAGGAAAGCCTGGCCCAACGCCTCTACACAGCCGGACAACCCGACCCGGACCTGCTCATCCGCACCAGCGGCGAGCAACGCCTGAGCAACTATCTGCTTTACCAGTGCGCCTACAGTGAATTGTATTTCACCCCCACGCCCTGGCCCGACTTTGACGCCACGCAATTGCGTATGGCACTGGAAGCCTATGCCGCGCGATCGCGCCGTTTCGGCAAAACACAGGAGCAAATTGATGCCCATTGA
- a CDS encoding DUF4911 domain-containing protein, translated as MNASGTSNPSSAQPPALRKRRKPAPAFAAPQHSGRLLVRLAPHDTAMFRFLLEAYDHTAYFTVLEPKTALLKIVFSPHLEKETRTALAEMVQSLPFSIEEWPVACRPQECKKALR; from the coding sequence ATGAACGCCAGCGGAACAAGCAACCCTTCGTCTGCGCAGCCTCCGGCTTTGCGCAAGCGCCGCAAGCCTGCCCCGGCTTTTGCCGCACCGCAGCACAGTGGCCGTCTGTTGGTTCGTCTGGCCCCTCATGACACCGCCATGTTTCGTTTTTTGCTCGAAGCCTATGACCACACAGCCTATTTTACAGTGCTGGAACCCAAAACTGCTTTGCTCAAAATTGTCTTTTCGCCGCACCTTGAAAAAGAAACGCGAACAGCTCTTGCCGAAATGGTCCAAAGTCTGCCCTTTAGCATTGAAGAGTGGCCCGTTGCCTGCCGCCCCCAGGAGTGCAAAAAGGCTTTGAGATAG
- a CDS encoding HPP family protein, whose amino-acid sequence MTRILNRIRTSQAQARVGWNEIFWAWSGSCLSIACLALLEKVCAQEWNLPLLIGSFGASAVLAFGAPHSPLAQPRNLVGGHVFSAFVGVSSQAMLGAEPVLAAALAVSTAIALMHMTQTLHPPGGATALIAVIGGPGIHDMGYWYVLLPCGAGAVCMLVLALAANNLAARKKYPVFWW is encoded by the coding sequence ATGACACGCATTCTGAACCGCATTCGCACAAGCCAGGCTCAAGCCCGCGTGGGCTGGAATGAAATTTTCTGGGCGTGGTCGGGCAGTTGTCTTTCCATCGCCTGCCTTGCCCTGCTGGAAAAGGTCTGCGCGCAGGAGTGGAACCTGCCCCTGCTTATCGGTTCCTTCGGAGCGTCCGCCGTGCTGGCCTTCGGCGCGCCCCACAGCCCGTTGGCACAGCCGCGAAACCTTGTGGGTGGCCACGTTTTTTCCGCCTTTGTGGGGGTAAGCAGCCAGGCCATGCTGGGCGCAGAACCCGTGCTGGCTGCGGCTCTGGCCGTTTCCACCGCCATCGCCCTCATGCATATGACCCAGACCCTGCACCCTCCAGGTGGAGCCACGGCGCTTATTGCCGTTATTGGCGGCCCCGGCATTCACGACATGGGCTACTGGTATGTCTTGCTGCCCTGCGGCGCAGGAGCCGTATGTATGCTGGTGCTGGCCCTGGCCGCCAACAATCTTGCAGCCAGAAAAAAATATCCTGTTTTCTGGTGGTAA
- a CDS encoding pyridoxamine 5'-phosphate oxidase family protein yields the protein MRRSKSECNEPAFFDEVFTAADELFLAMHDGDYPYVLPLNFVRQGQALYLHCALEGHKMDCIRQNPRVAFTVVTDVTIHREKSTTYFKSLCGKGQACIVEDEAEKGRALDAIAQRYAALCPQPTPTASIQRTAVVRIDIEELVGKRRLPSGTA from the coding sequence ATGCGCAGATCAAAAAGCGAATGTAACGAACCAGCCTTTTTTGACGAAGTATTCACCGCTGCCGACGAGCTGTTTCTCGCCATGCACGATGGTGATTATCCCTATGTGCTGCCCCTGAACTTTGTCCGTCAGGGGCAGGCTCTCTATCTTCACTGCGCCCTTGAAGGTCACAAGATGGACTGCATCCGGCAGAATCCCCGTGTGGCTTTTACCGTGGTTACGGATGTGACAATTCACCGCGAAAAATCCACCACCTATTTCAAGTCACTTTGCGGCAAGGGACAGGCCTGTATTGTTGAGGACGAAGCCGAAAAAGGCCGCGCCCTGGACGCCATTGCCCAGCGCTACGCCGCCCTGTGCCCACAACCAACCCCAACGGCCAGCATACAGCGCACAGCCGTTGTGCGCATAGACATAGAAGAATTGGTGGGCAAGCGTAGACTGCCTTCTGGAACAGCTTAA